From the Ignavibacteriales bacterium genome, one window contains:
- a CDS encoding cellulase family glycosylhydrolase: MNPSGFEVHRGVNLSHWLSQNFGWSPKATFITEQDIKFIDSIGYDHVRIPLDEVELWDTTGKPIEESFAFLTHCLNWCAKYNLHAIVDLHIIRSHYFNAANEGGTNSLWTDTNAQNTFLHLWSDLSAHLKRYPVSMVAYELMNEPVAENPEDWNRLIEKAMKAVRALEPQRVLVIGSNRWQTPGTFPQLKIPANDPNIILSMHTYSPLFFTHHLASWVQFKEYKGPVRYPGQVVIDADYNAFVKNDSGLVQVMKNAREVWNKQKLAEELLPAVKRAKELGLQLYCGEFGCLPHVDRNERLAYYRDLISVFNENQIAYCNWEYKGDFGIYTFDFEKNASLAPDIELIHILTQK; this comes from the coding sequence ATGAATCCATCCGGATTTGAAGTTCATCGCGGTGTCAATCTCAGCCATTGGTTGTCGCAAAACTTCGGCTGGTCACCGAAAGCAACATTTATAACTGAACAGGATATCAAATTTATTGATAGCATCGGGTACGACCATGTCCGGATTCCTCTTGATGAAGTCGAGTTATGGGATACGACAGGAAAACCGATTGAAGAATCATTCGCATTTCTTACGCATTGCCTGAATTGGTGCGCCAAATACAATCTGCATGCAATTGTGGATCTGCACATTATCCGTTCCCATTATTTCAATGCCGCGAATGAAGGGGGAACAAATTCACTATGGACCGACACGAATGCTCAAAATACTTTTTTGCATCTCTGGAGCGATTTGTCTGCCCACCTCAAGCGTTATCCGGTTTCCATGGTCGCATACGAACTGATGAATGAACCCGTTGCCGAAAATCCGGAAGATTGGAACAGGTTAATCGAGAAAGCAATGAAAGCAGTACGTGCGTTGGAACCACAGCGGGTACTGGTGATCGGTTCCAACAGATGGCAAACACCCGGTACATTTCCGCAGCTGAAAATCCCTGCGAACGATCCCAATATCATTCTGAGTATGCATACATATTCACCCCTCTTTTTTACACATCATCTGGCAAGTTGGGTTCAGTTTAAAGAATATAAGGGACCTGTGCGCTACCCGGGTCAGGTTGTAATCGACGCAGATTATAATGCATTTGTGAAGAATGATTCTGGACTGGTTCAGGTGATGAAGAACGCGAGGGAAGTATGGAACAAACAGAAACTCGCTGAAGAACTCCTGCCGGCGGTCAAGCGGGCAAAAGAACTTGGCCTGCAGTTGTATTGCGGTGAATTTGGCTGCCTGCCGCATGTCGATCGGAATGAGCGGCTGGCATACTACCGCGATCTGATTTCAGTTTTTAATGAGAATCAGATCGCGTACTGTAATTGGGAATATAAAGGAGATTTCGGCATTTATACGTTCGATTTCGAAAAGAACGCATCACTTGCTCCCGATATCGAGCTTATTCATATTTTGACGCAGAAATAA
- a CDS encoding NAD(P)H-hydrate dehydratase, which translates to MQRVVSAEEMRWCDESTINTYGVPGLLLMENAGRGVVEIIKQKYSTLETKNILIVCGKGNNGGDGFVIARLLSNSCAQISVLLMASPSELKGDAKRNFIILQKFVKKSSHLITLHRYSKKLLSSIPKPDIIVDAIFGTGFSGAVRKPFADVIDWMNTQETQIVAVDIPSGVNGTTGVVENCAVRANITVTFGAIKSGLLCNQGRERVGSVSVVEIGIPNSIIKDRRLQATLVEQADVNRIIPKRSMHAHKYSVGKVLVLAGSKGLTGAAALCSTSAMRAGAGAVVLGTPEPVYPILARKLTEVMTFPLPATSDGTLSLSALDGIRAKLSWADVLVIGPGLSQNLETQQLILKLLLEYRGKVLVDADGLNAIAANGISKFRSARAQCILTPHVGEFSRLTGLSSIEVERHRIEAARVLAKQIGTTIVLKGVPTVTASKDGNCFLNSTGNPGMATAGSGDVLSGIIAGLWAQGMPDSEAAYAGVYLHGFSGDLAAKKIGKRGLLANDLIESLPAAMQLIKLIREDLHWIPTL; encoded by the coding sequence ATGCAGCGCGTAGTTTCGGCCGAAGAAATGCGATGGTGTGACGAGTCCACTATCAATACCTACGGTGTCCCCGGATTACTCTTGATGGAGAATGCCGGACGCGGCGTAGTCGAAATCATCAAGCAAAAATATTCCACGCTTGAAACCAAAAATATTCTCATTGTCTGCGGTAAAGGAAATAATGGCGGCGATGGATTTGTTATCGCACGTCTGCTTTCAAATTCATGTGCACAGATAAGTGTCCTGCTGATGGCGTCACCATCTGAATTGAAGGGAGATGCAAAAAGGAATTTTATCATTCTGCAAAAATTCGTCAAGAAGTCGTCCCATCTAATCACGCTTCATCGATATTCAAAAAAACTTCTTTCATCAATTCCAAAGCCCGATATTATTGTGGATGCTATATTTGGTACCGGCTTTAGCGGTGCTGTCCGTAAACCATTTGCAGACGTCATTGACTGGATGAATACACAAGAAACGCAGATTGTTGCGGTGGATATTCCTTCCGGTGTCAATGGAACAACCGGGGTCGTTGAGAATTGCGCAGTGCGAGCCAATATAACGGTGACCTTCGGAGCTATCAAATCCGGATTACTCTGCAATCAAGGACGCGAGCGGGTTGGATCTGTATCTGTGGTAGAAATCGGAATTCCAAACTCGATTATAAAAGATAGACGACTGCAAGCTACTCTTGTTGAACAAGCGGATGTGAACAGGATTATTCCAAAGAGATCGATGCACGCGCATAAGTACAGCGTTGGCAAGGTGCTGGTGCTCGCCGGTTCAAAAGGATTAACTGGTGCGGCGGCATTATGCAGTACCTCTGCAATGCGGGCCGGTGCCGGTGCGGTTGTATTGGGAACACCAGAACCAGTGTATCCTATCCTTGCACGCAAGCTGACGGAGGTGATGACTTTTCCGCTTCCGGCGACGAGTGACGGAACATTGAGCCTTAGCGCACTTGATGGAATTCGCGCAAAACTTTCTTGGGCGGATGTATTAGTCATCGGTCCAGGATTATCTCAAAATCTTGAAACACAGCAGCTTATTCTCAAACTCCTGCTTGAGTATCGTGGAAAAGTGCTGGTTGATGCCGATGGATTAAATGCAATAGCTGCGAATGGGATTTCTAAGTTCCGTTCCGCACGCGCTCAATGTATACTGACGCCGCACGTTGGAGAATTCTCGCGTCTTACTGGATTGTCATCGATCGAAGTTGAACGCCACCGTATTGAGGCGGCTCGTGTTTTAGCAAAGCAAATTGGTACAACGATCGTACTCAAAGGTGTTCCAACTGTTACCGCATCAAAGGATGGGAACTGTTTCCTCAACTCAACAGGAAATCCCGGAATGGCAACTGCAGGTTCGGGTGATGTACTCTCCGGAATTATTGCCGGCTTATGGGCGCAGGGAATGCCTGATAGTGAAGCTGCTTATGCCGGTGTGTACCTCCACGGATTTTCAGGGGATCTTGCCGCAAAGAAAATAGGAAAACGGGGTCTTCTGGCAAATGATCTTATTGAATCTTTACCTGCCGCGATGCAATTAATTAAACTGATAAGAGAAGACCTTCATTGGATTCCAACGCTGTAA
- the tgt gene encoding tRNA guanosine(34) transglycosylase Tgt: MKYKRIAQDGKARAGVLETDHGVIETPIYMPVGTQGTVKATEQRELIELGAQIILGNTYHLYLRPGMDVIEQAGGLHRFMNWQKPILTDSGGFQVFSLTALRDIADNGVTFRSHLDGSAHVFTPESVIQIERQLGSDIMMVFDECTPYPCEFEYAKKSNEMTVRWAERCKMAAEQQPALYGHSQALFGIVQGSVYPEIREMSARALTEFDFDGYAIGGLAVGEPLEEMYNVTEFTEQFLPTDKPRYLMGVGTPENILESIERGVDMFDCVIPTRNGRNGMLWTHSGTINIRNAQYKTDFTPVDAECNCYTCRTFTRAYLRHLFVTKEILALQLASIHNLAFFLWITREARKAILEQRFTEWKAMMLARLQISSAIAEPT; encoded by the coding sequence TTGAAATATAAACGCATTGCACAAGACGGCAAAGCCCGTGCTGGTGTTCTTGAAACCGATCATGGTGTGATTGAAACACCGATTTACATGCCGGTTGGAACGCAGGGAACCGTTAAGGCAACGGAACAACGAGAACTGATCGAGCTTGGTGCTCAAATCATTCTTGGCAACACGTATCATCTATATTTGCGGCCAGGAATGGATGTCATTGAACAAGCGGGCGGTTTGCATCGCTTCATGAATTGGCAGAAACCAATTTTAACTGACAGCGGCGGATTTCAGGTATTTAGTCTCACTGCCTTGCGGGATATTGCTGATAACGGTGTGACGTTTCGTTCGCATCTCGACGGTTCTGCGCATGTCTTTACACCAGAGAGTGTTATTCAGATTGAACGGCAGCTCGGTTCGGATATCATGATGGTATTCGATGAATGCACACCGTATCCATGCGAATTTGAATACGCAAAAAAATCGAACGAGATGACGGTACGTTGGGCTGAGCGCTGCAAAATGGCGGCGGAACAACAACCCGCCCTTTATGGACATTCGCAAGCGCTCTTTGGTATTGTACAGGGAAGTGTGTATCCGGAAATCCGCGAGATGAGCGCACGCGCGCTGACAGAATTTGATTTTGACGGTTACGCAATCGGTGGACTGGCGGTTGGTGAGCCATTGGAAGAAATGTATAACGTAACGGAATTTACTGAACAATTTCTTCCAACTGATAAGCCGCGGTACCTTATGGGGGTTGGAACACCGGAGAATATATTAGAATCTATTGAACGCGGCGTGGATATGTTCGATTGCGTGATCCCGACACGGAACGGCAGGAACGGAATGCTCTGGACGCACAGCGGAACCATCAATATCCGCAACGCGCAGTATAAAACCGACTTCACACCGGTTGATGCAGAGTGCAATTGTTATACATGCCGGACATTCACGCGTGCCTATTTACGGCATCTGTTCGTCACAAAAGAAATATTAGCGCTGCAATTAGCATCGATTCACAATCTTGCGTTTTTCTTATGGATAACGCGCGAGGCACGGAAAGCAATTTTGGAACAACGGTTCACAGAATGGAAAGCGATGATGCTTGCAAGATTACAAATATCATCAGCAATAGCTGAACCAACATAG
- a CDS encoding alpha-amylase family glycosyl hydrolase, translated as MIKNKIIILLNIALFLFVLTASVPQSQAQDTANTSKTTYLITGNVQRPESPAWVDNAVFYQIYPQTFYDANGDGVGDLQGIIEKLDYIKSLGIGAIWLNPFYESPFRDAGYDVTDFYKVAPRYGTNEDAKRLFAEVHKRGMHVIIDYVPSYTSIDHPWFKASCDPKPNKYSNWYVWTGSTWFPGMEKYRSNFIQGYCERDGMFMNNFFWHQPALNYGYANPDPQQPWQLPTDHPDVMALKEEMKNVMRFWLNMGCDGFRIDMAGSLVKNDDGSATSKYWKTVREFLDKEYPGTFTVAEWSYPKDAVKGGFNADFFHWFNGYDDLFQKEKIRNPNHDGHSFFDSEGKGDISNFIKLYMDQYYGSREKGYISVPFGNHDLTRIKNNGRIDKDIAVIFAFMLTLPGTPFVYYGDEIGMRQLEGLPHIEGSYMGRAGDRTPMQWTNGMNKGFSTASPEKLYRAVDTTAGAPDAATQEKDKRSLLNKVKELIQLHNTEPALLAYAEFAPVCAEKDTYPFAYIRTKGKERLLVVLNPANREVRTTFALTYKSQKPKLISGEGTVSLKENSASIRMNPVSYAIFRMNEVK; from the coding sequence ATGATAAAAAATAAAATTATAATTCTTCTCAACATCGCTCTATTTCTTTTTGTTCTTACAGCAAGCGTGCCTCAGAGTCAAGCACAGGATACAGCGAATACATCAAAAACAACCTACTTGATAACCGGGAATGTTCAGCGCCCGGAGAGTCCGGCGTGGGTGGATAATGCGGTCTTCTATCAAATCTATCCTCAAACATTTTACGATGCGAACGGCGATGGAGTCGGCGACTTGCAGGGAATTATCGAGAAGCTGGATTATATAAAAAGCCTGGGTATCGGTGCGATCTGGCTCAACCCGTTCTATGAATCTCCCTTTCGCGATGCTGGATACGATGTGACTGACTTTTATAAAGTAGCGCCCCGGTACGGAACAAACGAGGATGCAAAACGATTGTTTGCTGAAGTGCATAAGCGGGGGATGCATGTCATTATCGATTATGTCCCAAGCTATACCAGTATCGATCACCCGTGGTTCAAAGCATCGTGCGATCCGAAGCCAAACAAGTACAGCAACTGGTACGTTTGGACAGGCAGTACGTGGTTTCCAGGAATGGAAAAATATCGCAGCAACTTCATCCAGGGGTATTGCGAACGCGACGGTATGTTTATGAATAATTTCTTCTGGCATCAGCCGGCATTGAATTACGGCTATGCGAATCCGGATCCGCAGCAGCCGTGGCAGCTTCCTACAGACCATCCCGATGTGATGGCATTAAAGGAAGAAATGAAAAATGTCATGCGCTTCTGGCTCAATATGGGATGCGATGGTTTCAGAATTGATATGGCCGGTTCGCTGGTGAAAAATGATGACGGTTCAGCAACCAGCAAGTACTGGAAGACCGTGCGTGAGTTCCTCGATAAAGAATATCCCGGTACTTTCACGGTGGCGGAATGGTCGTACCCCAAAGATGCGGTGAAAGGCGGCTTCAACGCCGATTTCTTCCACTGGTTCAATGGGTATGACGACCTATTCCAAAAAGAAAAGATCCGGAATCCAAATCATGACGGTCATAGCTTTTTTGACTCAGAAGGAAAGGGAGATATTTCCAACTTTATCAAACTCTATATGGATCAATACTATGGAAGCAGGGAAAAAGGATATATTTCCGTTCCATTCGGCAATCATGATTTAACAAGAATAAAAAACAACGGTAGGATTGATAAGGATATCGCGGTCATTTTTGCGTTCATGCTCACACTCCCCGGGACGCCTTTTGTATATTACGGCGACGAGATTGGTATGCGACAGTTAGAGGGATTGCCTCACATCGAAGGAAGTTATATGGGACGCGCCGGCGACCGGACGCCGATGCAATGGACCAATGGAATGAATAAAGGATTTTCAACAGCGAGTCCGGAAAAATTGTACCGGGCTGTGGATACAACAGCAGGTGCGCCTGATGCAGCGACACAGGAAAAAGATAAACGCTCGCTGCTCAATAAAGTGAAAGAGTTGATTCAATTGCACAACACAGAACCGGCACTTCTTGCATATGCAGAATTCGCTCCTGTCTGTGCAGAAAAGGATACCTATCCCTTTGCATATATCCGGACAAAAGGAAAAGAACGGTTGTTGGTTGTACTAAATCCTGCAAACCGGGAAGTGAGAACAACTTTTGCACTGACATATAAAAGTCAGAAACCAAAACTAATCTCGGGTGAAGGAACTGTATCGCTGAAGGAGAATTCAGCTTCGATCAGAATGAATCCGGTTAGTTATGCTATCTTCCGAATGAATGAAGTGAAGTAG
- a CDS encoding NADH-quinone oxidoreductase subunit N, giving the protein MNSYLNDIYSNAPVMIVTVTALVAMIVEATHRTKPVITSYVSLAGLALAAVFAVSNLDAEGQSFGAMIRHGGYANFFGTLFCIVACMTVVLSRNYFEQQKYHRGEFYILLLFTTVGMMLIASANDLIILFLGIELMSVCLYVLAGFIRTKERANEAALKYFLLGAFSTGFLLYGIALIYGAVGTTNLLIIQNVFAVVATNSVFVIGAGLIIIGLAFKVAAVPFHMWAPDVYEGAPTTVTAFMSTGVKAAAFAAFITVFIRTFDFLGGRVNELIALLAAASMILGNIVAITQTNIKRMLAYSSIAHAGYMLSGIAAGTLDGQVGVMFYLVAYTMMNFGAFAIVSFVEQEDDKNLTLDDYVGLSRQQPLLAFLMSVFMFALAGVPPFAGFFGKYYVFFAAIKSHMTWLAIIGVLASLVSAYYYLRVVVLMYFREGHADIASKPSRAALAVVVLCAVAVLVLGLFPSFIIQVAQRFL; this is encoded by the coding sequence ATGAATTCTTATTTGAACGATATTTATTCCAACGCACCTGTCATGATCGTGACAGTGACAGCGCTTGTGGCAATGATAGTGGAAGCAACTCACCGTACAAAACCGGTAATAACTTCGTACGTCAGCTTGGCTGGGCTAGCGTTGGCAGCAGTATTCGCTGTCTCTAATCTGGACGCTGAAGGACAAAGTTTTGGCGCGATGATCCGGCACGGCGGTTATGCAAATTTCTTTGGTACGTTATTTTGCATCGTTGCATGTATGACGGTCGTACTCTCACGCAATTATTTTGAACAGCAGAAGTACCATCGCGGAGAATTCTATATCCTGCTGCTTTTTACCACAGTCGGTATGATGTTGATAGCTTCGGCAAATGATCTCATCATTCTTTTTCTCGGTATTGAATTGATGTCGGTATGTTTATATGTGCTGGCGGGATTTATTCGCACGAAGGAACGCGCAAATGAGGCGGCATTAAAGTATTTCCTGCTCGGAGCGTTCTCAACCGGGTTTCTTCTCTATGGTATTGCGCTTATCTACGGTGCAGTCGGCACAACAAATCTTCTGATAATTCAAAACGTATTCGCTGTAGTTGCAACCAATAGTGTGTTTGTCATCGGTGCTGGTCTGATCATCATTGGGTTGGCATTCAAAGTGGCGGCGGTACCGTTCCACATGTGGGCGCCGGATGTGTACGAAGGTGCACCGACAACTGTGACAGCGTTTATGTCAACAGGAGTGAAGGCAGCAGCATTTGCGGCGTTTATTACCGTGTTCATTCGCACATTTGATTTTCTCGGCGGACGGGTCAATGAACTTATCGCTCTTCTTGCCGCGGCATCTATGATTCTTGGCAACATCGTCGCGATTACACAAACAAATATCAAGCGGATGCTGGCATATTCAAGCATCGCGCATGCCGGATATATGCTCTCCGGTATCGCCGCCGGTACGCTTGATGGACAAGTGGGTGTCATGTTCTATCTTGTTGCTTATACTATGATGAATTTTGGCGCTTTCGCCATCGTCAGTTTTGTGGAACAAGAAGATGATAAAAATCTTACACTTGATGATTATGTAGGATTAAGCCGCCAGCAGCCGTTGTTGGCATTCCTTATGTCTGTCTTTATGTTTGCACTAGCTGGGGTTCCGCCGTTCGCTGGATTCTTTGGCAAGTATTATGTCTTCTTTGCCGCAATCAAATCACACATGACGTGGTTGGCAATTATCGGCGTGCTTGCGAGTCTTGTATCTGCATATTATTATTTGCGAGTTGTGGTATTGATGTATTTCCGGGAAGGGCATGCTGATATTGCCTCCAAACCATCGCGAGCGGCATTGGCGGTGGTAGTGCTCTGTGCGGTTGCTGTGCTCGTGCTCGGACTGTTTCCTTCGTTTATCATTCAAGTTGCTCAACGTTTCTTGTAA
- the yajC gene encoding preprotein translocase subunit YajC: MLHYFTLLMGQPNQGEGPGLMSNVILFGSIILIFYFMIIRPQQKRAKERQKLIESMKKGDKVITSGGMYGTVAGLDEKTVLVEIADKIKVKLDRSAIATIISESAPEIK, encoded by the coding sequence GTGCTACATTATTTCACACTTCTCATGGGTCAGCCGAATCAAGGGGAAGGCCCCGGCTTGATGTCAAATGTTATCCTTTTCGGCTCCATCATTCTTATTTTCTACTTTATGATTATCCGTCCCCAGCAAAAACGCGCTAAGGAACGCCAGAAACTTATTGAGAGCATGAAAAAAGGCGATAAAGTTATTACGTCAGGCGGTATGTACGGCACAGTTGCTGGATTGGATGAGAAAACTGTGCTTGTTGAGATAGCCGATAAGATAAAAGTGAAATTAGACCGCAGTGCCATTGCAACAATTATTTCGGAGTCTGCACCAGAAATAAAATAA